Below is a genomic region from Candidatus Eisenbacteria bacterium.
CTTCGAGGCGGCGGTGCTGCTCATCAATCACCTTCACAAGGAGACCAAGGTCAAAAGGATCATCGCCCAGGTGGACAGCGAGGAGAAGGCGGAGGTGCTCCGACTGGTCGGCGCCGACCAGGTGGTTTTTCCCGCGCTGGACACGGCGGACCGCCTGGTCCGGCGGCTCGTCATGCCCGGCCTGGTCGAGCACGTCAGTCTCTCGCCGGACGCCGCGATCATCGAAGTCGTCGTTCCTCCCAGCTTCGTCGGGAAGACAATGGTGGAACTGATGATCCGGGCCAAGTACAAGGTGAACGTGATCGGTATCAAACGGGGCGGCGCCGACGAAGGGCCGGGCCGGATGATCGTCGCCCCGCCCGCCCACACCCGCTTCCTGGAGGGGGATTCGCTCCTTCTCCTCGGCAAGACCGGCGACCTCGATCGGATCGCCTCTGTGGTATAACCATATTGATACTGGTGAGTTACGAAAGCGGAGTGCTTCGCGGTCTCCGCCCGCCCCTTTCGTCCGCGCATTGACTTTGCTCCCATACCGGTGCTAACTTGTACGGTTCACCCGCGCTGGGACCAACCGGGGAGGTACGGACCGATGGGCGGATCGATTGATTGGTCGCCGGTCGCCGCGGCCATGGAAGAAGGACGGAGCTTTCTCGTCACGAGCCACGTCAACCCCGAGGGGGACGCCATCGGCTCGGAGATGGCGCTCGTCCGTTTTCTGCGCCAGCGGGGGAAGACGGTCCGCATCGTCAACCCGAGTCCCACGCCGGAAAACTGCCGTTTCCTCGACCCGGAGGGAGAGATCATCGTCTACGATCCCTCCCGT
It encodes:
- a CDS encoding TrkA family potassium uptake protein, whose translation is MKGKETFAVLGLSLFGRRTAVGLYGAGASVIAVDVNGGLVQKIAQQVTSAVRADVMDWEALEHVGVFDVDTVVIGLRSSFEAAVLLINHLHKETKVKRIIAQVDSEEKAEVLRLVGADQVVFPALDTADRLVRRLVMPGLVEHVSLSPDAAIIEVVVPPSFVGKTMVELMIRAKYKVNVIGIKRGGADEGPGRMIVAPPAHTRFLEGDSLLLLGKTGDLDRIASVV